The Salvelinus fontinalis isolate EN_2023a chromosome 24, ASM2944872v1, whole genome shotgun sequence genome has a segment encoding these proteins:
- the LOC129822255 gene encoding putative nucleotidyltransferase MAB21L1, protein MIAAQAKLVYHLNKYYQEKCQSRKAAISKTIREVCKVVSDVLKEVEVQEPRFISSLSEMDNRFEGLEVISPTEFEVVLYLNQMGVFNFVDDGSLPGCAVLKLSDGRKRSMSLWVEFITASGYLSARKIRSRFQTLVAQAVDKCSYRDVVKMVSDTSEVKLRIRDRYIVQITPAFKCTGIWPRSAAHWPLPHIPWPGPNRVAEVKAEGFNLLSKECYSLNGKQSSAESDAWVLQFGEAENRLLLGGCRKKCLSVLKTLRDRHLELPGTPLNNYHMKTLVSYECEKHPRESDWDENNLGDRLNGILLQLISCLQCRRCPHYFLPNLDLFQGKPHSALENAAKQTWRLAREILTNPKSLEKL, encoded by the coding sequence ATGATAGCCGCCCAGGCCAAGCTGGTGTACCACCTCAACAAATACTACCAGGAGAAATGTCAATCTCGGAAGGCGGCCATCTCCAAGACCATCCGGGAGGTGTGCAAGGTGGTGTCGGACGTCTTGAAGGAGGTGGAGGTGCAGGAGCCCCGCTTCATCAGCTCTCTCAGCGAGATGGACAACCGCTTCGAGGGGTTAGAGGTCATCTCCCCCACGGAGTTCGAGGTGGTGCTCTACCTCAACCAGATGGGGGTGTTTAACTTCGTGGATGATGGGTCTCTGCCGGGTTGCGCCGTGCTCAAGCTGAGCGACGGCCGCAAGAGGAGCATGTCTCTCTGGGTAGAATTCATCACTGCCTCCGGCTACCTCTCTGCGCGCAAGATCCGCTCCAGATTTCAGACCCTAGTGGCGCAGGCTGTGGATAAATGCAGCTATAGAGATGTTGTCAAAATGGTGTCTGACACCAGCGAGGTGAAGTTACGCATCAGAGACAGATACATCGTTCAGATCACCCCGGCTTTCAAATGCACCGGGATCTGGCCCCGCAGCGCAGCGCACTGGCCCCTACCGCACATCCCCTGGCCGGGGCCTAACAGGGTAGCCGAGGTAAAGGCCGAAGGATTCAACCTTCTCTCTAAAGAGTGCTACTCGTTGAACGGAAAACAAAGTTCGGCAGAGAGCGACGCCTGGGTCCTGCAGTTCGGTGAGGCCGAGAACCGCTTACTCCTGGGAGGCTGCAGGAAGAAATGTCTGTCGGTCCTTAAGACGTTACGGGACCGGCACCTTGAGCTGCCTGGGACGCCCCTCAACAACTACCACATGAAGACTCTGGTTTCTTATGAGTGTGAAAAACATCCACGGGAGTCTGACTGGGACGAGAACAACCTCGGGGACCGTTTGAACGGGATTCTATTGCAGCTTATTTCGTGTTTGCAGTGCAGGAGGtgtccccattacttcctgcctaATCTAGACCTGTTCCAGGGGAAACCTCATTCTGCTCTAGAAAATGCAGCCAAACAGACTTGGCGACTGGCGAGAGAGATTCTGACCAACCCCAAAAGCTTGGAGAAACTCTGA